The following is a genomic window from Gymnodinialimonas ceratoperidinii.
CATTTGCAGCGCCGAAAAATCCTCCGGCGCAAGGTGCGATGGGCGCGATTGTCCGCGCCCATCGCCGCATCACCGCCAAATTACGCCATCGCTTCAAGGTTGCGCGAGCGCTCGGCGAGATCGGTCATGAACTCGTCAGAGCCGTAGATCTTGTCGAGCGCCTTATCCAGCTTGCTCACGGCATCGTCTTTGCCCAGTGCTTCAGCGAAGGCTTTCGTGGTGCCGAAACCGGCAATGCCGTAGTGGCACAGGCGCTGGTACTGGGCGATGATCGCCACATCGAGCGCGGCGCCGCTCATGTCGGCCTCAAGCGCGTGCTTGCGCGCTTCCTTCACCAGACCTTCCATGCCCTTGCAGTGCTCTTTCTTCACTTCAGCGTCGGAGTCTTGCAGCAGCGATTTCAGCATCTGGCTGTGCTGGTCGATACCGTCCTTCGCGGTCTTCAGGCGGTCGGACAATTTGCTGTCGGAAGCCTTGTCGGCCATGTCCGATACAACTTCGGACATCTGCTCGTTCGCGGACCAGAGGTCTTGAATCTCTTCGATATAAAGGTCGTTTAGCGTTGTCATCTTAGGCTCCTTAAGAGTTGGTTACTGTACTGCAGGCGCGACGTGCGGCGTGCGTGCACGGGCCTGACGTTCCGGGTCGGCGCGGTTCGGCCAACCCGTCGTCCGGCCATTCGGGTGCCACGGACGTCCGTGGCGCCACGATGACCGGCGCTTTCGAGATGGGGTCCTCCCCTCCCGAATTGGTGAATTCTTTCAATGCAGCGATGTGCCCTGGCACATCGCGCACGTTGAGACGCAACCGAGGCGGCACTTGCGGCGGCCAAGGGCCGAGCGTCATCGCGCGGGCATGGCTCATCAGCCAATCGGCTGGCGGCAGGCAATCGTCGATCAAGTAATCCGCGCCCGCGATCCGGGCCTTGAGCGCGTCGGACATGCCGCCCGCGGCGCGCCCGTTCAGACGGCAGGACGCCCGCACGACCACGTCATCTGCGTGGTGCACCCTGTGGCCTGCCGCGCGGACGGCGCGGACCAGGGCCCGGTCTTCACCGCAGATGGTGGGCGCGAACCCTCCGATGTCGAGGTAGGCCTCGCGCCGGATCGCGAGGCTCGCGCCGGCGGCTTCGCCGTGGGTGTCGCAGATGTCGGCACTGCCCGGCGCGTGGCGGGCGTAGAAGTCCTGCACCAGCGCTCTGTAGGTGCCCTCCAGCGTCGCGGCCTCGCGGTCCATTGACTGGAGAATATCCGCCTCGGCCTCGATCAGTTCGACCTTGCCGCAGACCACGTCGACCCTCTGCAGATGCGCGAGGTTTCGGTCCACCCAATCCGATGCCACGATACAATCTGCGTCGGTTGTCATCAGGTACCGCAGGTGAGGTATATGGCGCAGAGCGTGCTCGGCGCCCCTCCGCCGCGCGGTGCCGACGCCCTCTCCATCTGACAGCGTGCAATCAAGCACGGTGAGGTCCATCCCACCCTTCCCGGCGGCCTCTCGCGCTCTCTCGGCCGTGCGGTCGGTGGTGTTGTTGACGACCAGCACCACGCTGACACGCGCAGGGCTTTGTCCGGCGAGCGCGGCGAGGCAATCGGCGATCCGATCCTCCTCGTCACGGGCGGGGATGATGACGGCCGTATCTTGTCGCTGTTGGTAGGTCATGCGCGCCTCCTCGGAAGTGCGCGGTCGATGCAATAGCGATCGGTTGCTTCGACCCGCTCAAAGACATGGGACGGTAGCGCTTCCTTGAACAGTTCAAGCGCTTGGGCGCCCTGCAGCGGGTTCTCCGTCTCGCCAAGCCAGCTCACGCAGAGCACCTCGGCGCGAGGCCACGAGGCGGCGACCTCTTTGGCCAGCCGCGTCAGGCTATCGGGGTCGAGAAAGTAGAGGATCTCGGACAGGATCAGCAGATCGTAGTCGCCCTCCGGCAAGGGGCACGGGTAATAGCCCTGCACGAAACGCGCCGTGGGCACGGTCTCCCGCGCGGCCTCCAGCGCAGTTTCGACGGCGTCCATGCCGGTGTAGCTGTCGCACATGCCGACCAGATGGCGAGCCAACTGACCATTGCCGCAGCCAAGCTCGAAAGCGCTCGCGTAGCGGCGCCGAGAAAGGGCGTCCCGCGTCGCTGCGAACTTCCCCTGCTCGTAAGTGCTATGGGCGAAACCCC
Proteins encoded in this region:
- a CDS encoding glycosyltransferase, whose translation is MTYQQRQDTAVIIPARDEEDRIADCLAALAGQSPARVSVVLVVNNTTDRTAERAREAAGKGGMDLTVLDCTLSDGEGVGTARRRGAEHALRHIPHLRYLMTTDADCIVASDWVDRNLAHLQRVDVVCGKVELIEAEADILQSMDREAATLEGTYRALVQDFYARHAPGSADICDTHGEAAGASLAIRREAYLDIGGFAPTICGEDRALVRAVRAAGHRVHHADDVVVRASCRLNGRAAGGMSDALKARIAGADYLIDDCLPPADWLMSHARAMTLGPWPPQVPPRLRLNVRDVPGHIAALKEFTNSGGEDPISKAPVIVAPRTSVAPEWPDDGLAEPRRPGTSGPCTHAARRACSTVTNS
- a CDS encoding class I SAM-dependent methyltransferase, translated to MGVARDHLNALYAETSDPWGFAHSTYEQGKFAATRDALSRRRYASAFELGCGNGQLARHLVGMCDSYTGMDAVETALEAARETVPTARFVQGYYPCPLPEGDYDLLILSEILYFLDPDSLTRLAKEVAASWPRAEVLCVSWLGETENPLQGAQALELFKEALPSHVFERVEATDRYCIDRALPRRRA
- a CDS encoding ferritin-like domain-containing protein, producing the protein MTTLNDLYIEEIQDLWSANEQMSEVVSDMADKASDSKLSDRLKTAKDGIDQHSQMLKSLLQDSDAEVKKEHCKGMEGLVKEARKHALEADMSGAALDVAIIAQYQRLCHYGIAGFGTTKAFAEALGKDDAVSKLDKALDKIYGSDEFMTDLAERSRNLEAMA